The following coding sequences are from one Nicotiana tomentosiformis chromosome 3, ASM39032v3, whole genome shotgun sequence window:
- the LOC104105077 gene encoding uncharacterized protein, protein MEFDLMEKFAQVGAFIALNNVAMHDHAPDNWMNPVLPTIKFCEQENNVKPIIAPKTKEINWLFLLLGQFLGCCTLEQLKYFCKHNKNHRTGAKDRVLYLTYLTLCRQLDSTGPFDR, encoded by the coding sequence ATGGAGTTCGATTTAATGGAAAAGTTTGCCCAAGTTGGGGCCTTTATTGCTCTAAACAATGTGGCCATGCATGACCATGCGCCTGATAATTGGATGAATCCTGTATTGCCAACCATCAAGTTTTGTGAACAAGAGAACAATGTGAAGCCAATTATCGCACCCAAAACGAAAGAGATTAATTGGCTTTTCTTGCTTTTGGGTCAGTTTCTTGGGTGTTGTACCCTTGAACAGCTCAAGTATTTCTGCAAGCATAACAAGAATCACAGGACTGGTGCTAAGGATCGTGTTCTTTATCTCACGTACCTGACTCTTTGCAGACAGCTTGATTCTACTGGCCCATTTGATCGCTAA